The following coding sequences are from one Mytilus trossulus isolate FHL-02 chromosome 8, PNRI_Mtr1.1.1.hap1, whole genome shotgun sequence window:
- the LOC134727571 gene encoding low-density lipoprotein receptor-related protein 2-like, with translation MGRPCAGTKVNCADQTQCIFIWEQCDGKTVHCRDGSDDQENLCRNYTCTYPGADLKCADDLQCFSYLHLCDGKRDCNDGSDETFNVCKTRNCGWRERSCDNGKCVYIRQFCDGKDDCGDNSDEMEPCFRNNY, from the exons ATGG GGCGCCCTTGTGCAGGCACGAAGGTGAATTGTGCAGATCAGActcaatgtatatttatttgggAACAATGTGATGGGAAAACAGTTCATTGTCGTGATGGATCTGATGACCAAGAGAATCTGTGTAGAA attacACATGTACATATCCAGGTGCTGACTTAAAATGTGCTGATGATTTACAATGTTTTTCATATCTTCATCTTTGTGATGGGAAACGAGATTGTAATGACGGATCAGATGAGACATTTAATGTCTGTAAAA CCAGAAATTGTGGATGGAGAGAACGTTCCTGTGATAATGGGAAATGTGTTTACATCCGTCAGTTCTGTGACGGAAAGGATGATTGTGGAGATAATTCCGACGAAATGGAACCTTGTTTTCGTAACAATTACTAA